Proteins encoded together in one Otariodibacter oris window:
- a CDS encoding beta-ketoacyl-ACP synthase, with translation MERLFLTPPAIISSLGEGIKTHIDKLLEGKSKTLHFSDRVFSSSQISGKEGTFGEVNIDFRPFPQNLNPLHHSRNNQLLWHALEQIETYIKQCIDHFGASRIAVVIGTSTTGVDENITVFKNVAAHHDAKEEFNQQQQYFSAPADFIAEVYQLKGLTYGISTACTSGSKALISAARLLKNNLCDAVICGGVDTLSPLTVSGFGSLSVLSEQQTNPLSINRNGINIGEGAATFVMTKEPLDDQSIQFLGYGSSSDAYHMSSPHPEGEGAISAFQNALHSANVHPDQIGWINLHGTGTVHNDQMEAIAVAKVFGDQTACTTTKPYTGHTLGAAGAIEAAILWGIISRRYNPEGKLPAQLWDKKIDPELPALSITDSTSMWKQSKRIGASSSFAFGGNNTVLILGE, from the coding sequence GTGGAAAGATTATTTTTAACTCCACCAGCGATTATCAGCAGTTTAGGTGAAGGAATTAAAACCCACATAGATAAGTTATTAGAAGGAAAAAGTAAAACATTACATTTTTCTGATCGCGTATTTTCTTCTTCTCAGATATCGGGAAAAGAGGGAACATTTGGGGAAGTAAATATTGATTTCCGCCCTTTCCCTCAAAATTTAAATCCATTGCACCATAGCCGAAATAATCAATTGTTGTGGCATGCCTTAGAACAAATAGAAACTTATATTAAACAATGCATTGATCATTTTGGTGCTTCTCGAATTGCTGTTGTGATCGGAACATCAACAACAGGTGTTGATGAAAATATCACTGTTTTTAAAAATGTTGCGGCACATCATGATGCAAAAGAAGAATTTAATCAGCAACAGCAGTATTTCTCTGCGCCTGCAGATTTTATTGCTGAAGTGTATCAGTTAAAAGGGCTAACCTATGGTATATCAACAGCTTGTACCTCTGGTTCTAAAGCTCTAATTAGTGCAGCTCGTCTATTAAAGAATAATTTATGTGATGCGGTTATTTGCGGTGGCGTCGATACCCTCTCACCACTCACGGTGAGTGGGTTTGGTTCTTTATCTGTTTTATCAGAACAACAAACAAATCCGTTATCAATCAACAGAAATGGAATTAATATCGGAGAAGGTGCCGCTACATTTGTGATGACAAAAGAGCCCTTAGATGATCAATCCATTCAGTTTTTGGGATATGGCTCAAGTAGCGATGCTTACCACATGTCCTCCCCCCATCCAGAAGGTGAAGGTGCTATTTCAGCATTTCAAAATGCACTGCATTCAGCGAATGTTCATCCAGACCAGATTGGGTGGATAAATTTGCATGGCACAGGAACCGTTCATAATGATCAAATGGAAGCCATTGCAGTTGCAAAAGTATTTGGTGATCAGACCGCTTGTACAACAACAAAACCATACACAGGGCATACGTTAGGTGCTGCTGGCGCTATTGAAGCCGCTATTTTATGGGGAATAATTAGCCGTCGATATAATCCCGAAGGCAAATTACCTGCTCAATTATGGGATAAGAAAATAGATCCTGAATTACCCGCATTGTCTATTACTGATTCAACAAGTATGTGGAAACAAAGTAAACGTATTGGTGCAAGTAGCTCCTTTGCATTTGGTGGAAATAACACCGTATTGATTTTAGGAGAATAA
- the fabG gene encoding 3-oxoacyl-ACP reductase FabG, translating to MSKTVLITGSSRGIGKAIALTLAKLGYNIVVHCRSRIEEAEAVAQSVRDLGQDARVLQFDVSDRQEVAKQLLEDVENFGAYYGVVLNAGLTRDNAFPALTDDDWDSVLRTNLDGFYNVLHPIMMPMIRRRKAGRIVCITSVSGLIGNRGQVNYSASKAGIIGAAKALAVELAKRKITVNCVAPGLIDTDILDENVPINEIIKMIPSQRMGSPEEVAHAVQFLMDENAGYITRQVIAVNGGLC from the coding sequence GTGAGTAAAACAGTTCTTATAACAGGTTCCAGTCGAGGCATTGGCAAAGCAATTGCCTTAACACTTGCCAAACTAGGATACAACATCGTTGTTCACTGCCGTAGCCGAATTGAAGAAGCAGAAGCCGTGGCTCAGTCTGTTAGAGATTTAGGTCAAGATGCTCGCGTATTACAATTTGATGTGAGTGATCGTCAAGAAGTCGCCAAGCAATTACTTGAGGATGTGGAAAATTTTGGCGCTTATTATGGGGTAGTATTAAATGCGGGCTTAACAAGAGACAATGCCTTTCCTGCATTAACTGATGATGATTGGGATAGCGTTTTACGTACCAATTTAGATGGCTTTTACAATGTATTACATCCTATTATGATGCCAATGATCCGTCGTCGAAAAGCAGGTAGAATTGTTTGTATTACCTCAGTTTCTGGGTTAATTGGTAATCGTGGACAAGTGAATTACAGTGCCTCAAAAGCAGGAATTATTGGTGCGGCAAAAGCTCTCGCAGTTGAGTTGGCAAAACGTAAAATTACGGTAAATTGTGTTGCTCCTGGATTGATTGATACAGATATTTTAGATGAAAATGTCCCGATTAATGAAATAATTAAAATGATCCCTTCTCAAAGAATGGGTAGCCCAGAAGAAGTCGCTCATGCCGTTCAATTTTTAATGGATGAGAATGCGGGCTATATTACGCGACAAGTCATCGCAGTAAATGGTGGGCTTTGCTAA
- a CDS encoding dehydratase, with product MIELTCPIINVEPLIPHSESMVLIDRITDFGDDFLIAESEIRENHILIKNGKLEAFAGIEIMAQGIAAWSGCQDILANRPISLGYLLGTRKLYVHTKEIPISSKLQIQIKMSIQDATGFGVFDAKLIDLTENKIILEGALNVFSPREEK from the coding sequence ATGATCGAGCTAACTTGCCCTATTATCAATGTTGAGCCGTTAATCCCCCATAGTGAAAGCATGGTATTAATTGATAGAATCACAGACTTTGGTGATGACTTTTTAATAGCTGAAAGTGAAATTCGAGAAAATCACATCTTGATAAAGAACGGAAAATTAGAAGCATTTGCTGGTATTGAAATTATGGCTCAAGGTATTGCTGCGTGGTCAGGCTGCCAAGATATATTAGCCAATAGACCCATTAGTTTAGGGTATTTATTAGGAACGCGTAAACTGTATGTTCATACCAAAGAAATCCCTATTAGTTCAAAATTGCAAATTCAGATAAAGATGTCCATTCAAGATGCAACAGGATTTGGTGTATTCGATGCCAAATTAATAGATTTAACAGAAAATAAGATTATTTTAGAAGGTGCATTAAATGTATTTAGTCCTAGGGAGGAAAAGTGA
- a CDS encoding beta-ketoacyl-ACP synthase, producing the protein MKRVVVTGIGGITAFGREWSEIKAAFQRKQNAVKFMDWADQFPDLEAQLGAPISDYQVPKHWTRKQLRSMGRVSHLCVDAAEQALQSANLYHDGQIDPILKDGRMGVACGSSTGSTKDTRDVGELLMTGSSDNFSANTYVRMMPHTTAANIGIFFGLTGRVIPTSSACSSGSQGIGYAYESIKYGLIPMMLAGGGEEFCPSEVYVFDSLYAASRKNTHPENTPLPYDKKRDGLVIGEGGCIFVLEELEHALARGANIIAEIVGYGANSDGSHVTRPQKETMQRCMEMALKDANITPQQIGYVNGHGTATEQGDIAETLAAEAVFGHIPLSSQKSYLGHTLGACGALESWFSIEMMRDGWFAPTINLEDIDERCGKVDYIQGDGREIQTDYVMNNNFAFGGVNTSLIFKRWVG; encoded by the coding sequence GTGAAACGAGTTGTTGTAACAGGTATTGGTGGAATTACTGCCTTTGGTCGTGAGTGGTCAGAAATTAAAGCGGCTTTTCAACGCAAACAAAATGCCGTTAAGTTTATGGATTGGGCAGATCAATTCCCAGACTTAGAAGCACAATTAGGTGCCCCAATATCAGATTATCAAGTGCCTAAGCATTGGACTCGTAAACAATTAAGAAGCATGGGTAGAGTAAGTCACCTATGTGTTGATGCTGCAGAACAAGCATTACAATCTGCCAATTTATATCACGATGGACAAATTGATCCGATATTAAAGGATGGGCGAATGGGGGTTGCATGTGGTTCCTCAACAGGAAGTACAAAAGATACTCGAGATGTAGGGGAACTCTTAATGACGGGCTCTTCAGACAACTTTAGTGCTAACACTTACGTCAGAATGATGCCACATACCACTGCGGCAAATATTGGGATTTTCTTTGGTTTAACAGGTAGAGTGATTCCAACCTCTAGTGCTTGCTCATCTGGTAGCCAAGGCATTGGATATGCTTATGAATCTATTAAATATGGTTTGATTCCAATGATGTTAGCAGGAGGAGGTGAAGAATTTTGCCCATCTGAAGTGTATGTGTTTGATTCTTTATATGCAGCTAGCCGTAAGAATACTCACCCAGAGAACACGCCACTTCCATACGATAAAAAACGTGATGGATTAGTTATTGGAGAAGGGGGCTGTATATTCGTATTAGAAGAGCTAGAACATGCTTTAGCTCGAGGAGCCAATATTATTGCAGAAATTGTGGGATACGGTGCAAATAGTGATGGTAGCCATGTTACCCGACCACAAAAAGAAACGATGCAACGCTGTATGGAAATGGCACTAAAAGATGCCAACATCACACCTCAGCAAATAGGCTACGTAAATGGGCATGGTACCGCTACAGAACAAGGCGATATTGCGGAAACATTAGCTGCCGAAGCTGTATTTGGTCATATTCCATTGAGTTCACAAAAAAGTTACCTTGGTCATACACTTGGGGCTTGTGGTGCTTTAGAATCATGGTTCTCTATTGAAATGATGCGAGATGGTTGGTTTGCACCAACAATTAACCTAGAAGATATTGATGAGCGATGTGGCAAAGTGGATTATATACAAGGTGATGGACGAGAAATCCAAACAGATTATGTCATGAATAATAATTTTGCATTTGGTGGAGTGAATACCTCCCTTATTTTTAAGCGATGGGTTGGGTAA